From the genome of Malus domestica chromosome 04, GDT2T_hap1, one region includes:
- the LOC139195388 gene encoding uncharacterized protein: protein MGVVQFGKKGKLSPRYIGSYLITERVGKVAYGLEFPSELSKVHDVFHVSMLRHYVSDHSHVIPPQPLEINLDLTYDEEPVTILDWKDKELRNKTMRLVKVLWRNHSVEEATWETEDRMREMYSRLFYDY, encoded by the coding sequence ATGGGTGTTGTGcagtttggaaagaaaggcaagttAAGTCCTAGGTATATAGGGTCGTATTTGATCACTGAAAGAGTTGGTAAAGTTGCTTATGGACTTGAGTTTCCTTCAGAGTTATCTAAGGTACacgatgtgtttcatgtttcgatgcttcgacattatgtctcAGATCATTCTCATGTGATACCTCCTCAACCGCTGGAAATTAATTTGGATTTAACTTATGATGAAGAGCCagtgactattttggattggaaagataaggagTTGAGGAATAAGACAATGCGTTTGGTGAAagtattatggagaaatcacTCAGTGGAAgaggctacttgggagacagaggatcggatgagagagatgtattcaCGCTTGTTTTATGACTATTAG